From Nicotiana tabacum cultivar K326 chromosome 22, ASM71507v2, whole genome shotgun sequence, one genomic window encodes:
- the LOC107795499 gene encoding DNA replication licensing factor MCM7 has translation MDFDYNRDKDLAKDFLSNFADSNGEAKYMNILQDVANRKIKAIEIELEDLANYKDLDEEFLRRIAENTRRYIEIIASAIDELMPEPTEAIPDDDHDILMTQRSEEGTENTDGSDPKQKMPPEIKRFYEVYVKASPKGRPFTIREVKASYIGQLVRTSGIVTRCSDVKPLMQVAVYTCEECGFEIYQEVTARVFMPLFECPSKRCDVNKAKGNLILQLRASKFLKFQEAKIQELAEHVPKGHIPRTMTVHFRGELTRKVSPGDVVEMSGIFLPMPYTGFRAMRAGLIADTYLEAMSVTHFKKKYEDYELRGDEEEQIARLAEDGDIYNKLSRSLAPEIFGHEDIKKALLLLLVGAPHRKLKDGMKIRGDLHICLMGDPGVAKSQLLKHIINVAPRGVYTTGKGSSGVGLTAAVQKDPVTNEMVLEGGALVLADMGICAIDEFDKMDESDRTAIHEVMEQQTVSIAKAGITTSLNARTAVLAAANPAWGRYDMRRTPAENINLPPALLSRFDLLWLILDRADMDADLEMARHIVYVHQNRESPALGFTPLEPSVLRAYISAARRLSPSCPEELGDYIAGAYSSIRQEEAKSNTPHSYTTVRTLLSILRISAALARLRFSEKVAQSDVDEALRLMQMSKFSLYSDDRQKSGLDAISDIYSILRDEAARMNRLELSYAQALNWISRKGYTEAQLKECLEEYAALNVWQIHPDSFNIRFIDA, from the exons ATGGACTTTGATTACAACCGCGACAAAG ATCTGGCGAAAGATTTTCTGTCAAACTTTGCTGATTCTAATGGTGAAGCCAAATACATGAACATTCTG CAAGATGTTGCTAATCGTAAAATCAAGGCTATTGAGATTGAGCTCGAAGACTTGGCTAAT TACAAGGATTTGGATGAGGAGTTTCTACGTAGAATCGCCGAGAATACTCGAAGATATATTGAAATAATAGCAAGTGCCATTGATGAGCTCATGCCAGAGCCAACGGAGGCAATTCCAGACGATGATCATGATATTTTGATGACCCAGCGATCGGAGGAAGGAACTGAGAACACTGATGGTTCTGATCCAAAACAAAAGATGCCCCCTGAGATCAAGCGATTCTA TGAAGTGTACGTCAAAGCATCTCCAAAAGGTCGGCCATTTACAATTCGGGAAGTCAAGGCTTCATATATTGGACAGCTTGTAAGGACATCTGGTATTGTGACACGCTGTTCAGATGTCAAGCCGCTGATGCAGGTGGCTGTATATACATGTGAAGAATGTGGTTTTGAAATCTATCAG GAAGTAACTGCTAGAGTATTCATGCCTCTGTTTGAGTGCCCATCCAAACGCTGCGATGTAAATAAAGCAAAAGGGAACCTCATCCTTCAACTTAGGGCATCAAAGTTTTTGAAGTTTCAAGAG GCCAAAATTCAAGAGTTGGCTGAACATGTCCCCAAAGGTCACATTCCCAGAACAATGACTGTGCATTTCAGAGGAGAACTTACAAGGAAG GTATCTCCTGGTGATGTTGTGGAAATGTCAGGCATTTTTCTGCCTATGCCTTACACTGGATTTAGAGCTATGCGAGCTGGCTTAATTGCAGATACTTACTTGGAAGCGATGTCTGTTACCCACTTCAAGAAAAAATATGAAGA TTATGAACTTAGAGGAGATGAGGAAGAGCAGATTGCACGGTTAGCTGAGGATGGAGATATATATAACAAGTTGTCTCGTTCCTTGGCTCCAGAAATTTTTGGGCATGAGGATATTAAGAaagctcttcttcttcttctagtaGGTGCTCCTCATAGGAAGTTGAAGGATGGTATGAAG ATCAGAGGAGATTTGCATATATGTTTGATGGGTGATCCTGGGGTAGCAAAAAGTCAGCTTCTCAAACACATAATCAATGTTGCACCAAGAGGTGTCTACACAACTGGTAAGGGAAGCAGTGGAGTTGGTCTAACTGCTGCTGTTCAGAAAGATCCAGTAACTAATGAGATGGTTCTTGAAGGCGGAGCACTG GTATTGGCAGATATGGGTATATGTGCTATTGATGAATTCGACAAGATGGATGAGTCTGATAGAACAGCTATTCATGAAGTAATGGAGCAGCAGACTGTTAGCATTGCAAAGGCTGGGATCACTACATCTCTGAATGCAAGGACTGCAGTGCTTGCTGCTGCTAATCCTGCCTG GGGAAGATATGATATGAGAAGGACGCCAGCTGAAAATATTAATCTTCCTCCAGCTCTTCTATCAAGGTTTGATCTTTTATGGCTAATCTTAGATCGAGCAGATATGGATGCCGATCTTGAGATGGCTAGACACATTGTTTATGTGCATCAGAACAGAGAATCTCCTGCTCTCGGGTTCACTCCACTTGAACCATCCGTGCTTCG GGCTTATATTTCAGCTGCTAGGAGGTTGTCTCCCTCTTGCCCAGAGGAGCTAGGGGATTATATTGCTGGTGCATATTCTAGTATTAGGCAAGAAGAAGCAAAATCCAACACTCCTCACTCTTATACAACGGTCAGAACACTGCTAAGCATCCTGAGAATATCAGCT GCACTAGCCAGACTACGTTTCTCAGAAAAAGTTGCTCAAAGTGATGTGGATGAGGCTCTTCGGCTAATGCAGATGTCGAAGTTCTCCTTGTATTCAGATGATAGGCAAAAATCTGGTCTGGATGCAATATCTGACATTTATTCAATTTTGCGTGATGAGGCTGCTAGGATGAACAGGCTGGAACTAAGCTACGCCCAGGCTCTGAACTGGATTTCCAGAAAG GGATACACTGAAGCTCAACTAAAGGAATGTTTGGAAGAATATGCAGCCTTAAATGTGTGGCAGATTCACCCCGATAGCTTTAACATCAGATTCATTGATGCATGA